From the Rhizobium leguminosarum bv. trifolii WSM1325 genome, one window contains:
- a CDS encoding multi-sensor signal transduction multi-kinase (KEGG: bpy:Bphyt_2428 PAS sensor protein~TIGRFAM: PAS sensor protein~PFAM: ATP-binding region ATPase domain protein; GAF domain protein; tyrosine protein kinase; PAS fold-3 domain protein; PAS fold domain protein; histidine kinase A domain protein~SMART: ATP-binding region ATPase domain protein; GAF domain protein; serine/threonine protein kinase; histidine kinase A domain protein; PAS domain containing protein), translating into MEVLWEDGDRVFHREWRRGTDGKLNPVLVVLSALEYPTPSSLGHLDHEYGLKDELDGAWAARPLELVREGGRTMLVLEDAGSEPLARLLGKAMETELFLRLAIGIAAALGKVHQRGLVHKDIKPANILVAGTGVEVRLTGFGIASRLSRERQALEPPEVVAGTLAYMAPEQTGRMNRSIDSRSDLYALGVTLYEMLTGSLPFSASDPMEWVHCHVARQPTPPNERVVNVSPAVSAIVMKLLAKTAEERYQTAGGVEHDLSRCLSQWEMQCPTDAFPLGERDIPDRLLIPEKLYGRDDEVETLLTAFERVVSSGAPELVLVSGYSGIGKSAVVNELHKVLVPPHGLFASGKFDQYKRDIPYATLAQAFQSLIRGLLAKSDADLAPWRETLIETLGPNGRLMVDLVPELKLIIGDQPPVADLPPSEAQRRFELVLRRFIGVFAQPEHPLALFLDDLQWLDTATLDLLEDLLTRPDLQYLMLVGAYRDNEITAAHPLMRKLHAIKSAGGKVAEITLAPLTKGCLQHLIADALYCQPDRADPLVQMMHDKTGGNPFFVRQFLFSLAEEGMLTFDHDAACWSWDLERIHAKGYTDNVVHLMVGKLARQPLETREALQQLACLGNIADTTMLSLVLGIPEEQVAGALWPAVAHELLERLPDAYRFVHDRVQEAAYSLIPEERRGELHLRIGRLLAANTAPGLIDDYVFEIVSQLNRGAALIKSTEEREQLAEFNLLAGKRAEASTAYASALNYFVAGTKLLPEDAWERRPNLTFALELNRAECEFHLGALPDAEERLAQLSNHALCCDDQAAVAGLRIDLYAALGQTNRSAAVGLDYLRQHLAIDWSPHPADEEVQREYDRIWSGLGSHAIEELIDLPLMSDPASSATLDILTRLVGAVWHTDANLACMAICLAVNLSLERGNSDGSCYHYVSLGYIAGPRFGDYEAGFRFGQLGCHLVEKHDLNRFQARTYKDFGAHVIPWTRHVRTGRDILRRALDIANQSGDLTFAGYSHVSLNSNLLAAGDPLIDVQQQAEIGLAFAREVRFQFVEDLASAQLGLVRTLRGLTRKFGSFDDDGFDEGEIERRFSENPNLAETCYFVRKLQARFFAGDHEAAVDASLRAQRLPWTSVSHFEETPEHHFYGALARAACCDSAAADQRAWHTEALLAHHRQLEIYAKNCPENFENRAGLVGAEIARLEGRDIDAARLYEQAIRSARANGFVHHEALAYELAARFYARGRFEDFTRLYLRNARGCYLRWGADGKVRQLDQLYPDLRGEERAPAPTSTIGAPVEQLDLATVIKISQAVSGEIVLQKLIDTVLRTAVEQAGAERGLLILPRGGESRITAEATTGGETVVVRMRDEIVTGTTLPQSLLHYVLRTNESVVLDDAMAQNPFSADPYICHHRARSILCVPLLNQGQLAGVLYLENNLAPRVFAPTRIVVLKLLASQAAISLENTRLYRDLDEREAKISRLVKANIIGIVIWDIEGRILEANDAFLRMVGYDREDLASGRLCWTDLTPAEWRDRDARNVAELKAIGSVQPFEKEYFRKDGSRLPVLMGGALLEESRNEGVSFVLDLTERRQAEEALRESEEALREALVQLAHVNRVATMGQLTASIAHEVNQPLAASLTNAQAALRWLATRPPNLEEVTQALDRIVENANRAGDVIGRIRALVKKEPTRKGQFDLNEAIRHVIALTGNEVLRQGVTLRTQFATSLPSVEGDRVQLQQVILNLIMNAIEAMIGLNEEERDLLISTGTEASGGVVVGVRDSGPGLDPQSMDCIFEAFYTTKSSGMGMGLAISRSIIEAHGGRMWATANGPRGAAFLFTLPLERDETPGATHTDQIAMFGK; encoded by the coding sequence TTGGAGGTTCTTTGGGAGGACGGTGATCGCGTGTTCCACCGGGAATGGCGCCGGGGTACCGACGGCAAGCTGAACCCGGTGCTGGTCGTCCTTTCGGCCCTCGAGTACCCGACACCTTCAAGCTTAGGCCACCTCGACCATGAATATGGATTGAAGGACGAACTTGATGGTGCATGGGCGGCGCGACCGCTTGAGTTGGTGCGCGAAGGCGGCCGGACCATGCTGGTGCTCGAAGACGCGGGCAGCGAGCCGCTCGCCCGGCTGCTCGGGAAGGCAATGGAAACGGAGCTTTTCTTGCGCCTCGCGATCGGCATCGCCGCTGCGCTCGGCAAGGTCCACCAACGCGGTCTCGTCCACAAGGACATCAAACCCGCCAATATCCTGGTAGCGGGCACGGGCGTCGAGGTGCGGCTAACCGGCTTCGGAATCGCCTCGCGCCTCTCCCGCGAGCGGCAGGCCCTCGAGCCGCCCGAAGTGGTCGCCGGAACGCTTGCCTACATGGCCCCAGAACAGACCGGGCGCATGAACCGCTCGATCGATTCCCGCAGCGACCTTTATGCGCTCGGCGTGACGCTCTACGAAATGCTTACCGGGAGCCTGCCCTTTTCCGCCTCCGATCCGATGGAATGGGTCCATTGCCATGTCGCACGGCAGCCGACACCGCCCAACGAGAGGGTGGTGAATGTTTCACCGGCGGTCTCGGCCATCGTCATGAAGCTGCTCGCTAAGACGGCCGAGGAACGATACCAGACGGCAGGCGGCGTCGAGCACGATCTGAGCCGCTGTCTCAGCCAATGGGAAATGCAGTGCCCGACTGACGCATTCCCGCTCGGCGAACGCGATATCCCCGACCGCCTGCTGATTCCCGAGAAGCTCTACGGGCGGGACGACGAGGTCGAGACCTTGCTCACCGCCTTCGAACGCGTGGTGTCGAGCGGGGCGCCGGAGTTGGTGTTGGTCTCTGGCTATTCCGGCATCGGCAAGTCGGCGGTGGTCAATGAACTCCACAAAGTTCTGGTGCCGCCGCACGGCCTGTTCGCGTCCGGCAAGTTCGATCAGTACAAGCGCGACATTCCGTATGCGACCCTGGCACAGGCGTTCCAAAGCCTTATCCGAGGACTTCTCGCGAAGAGCGACGCCGATCTGGCACCCTGGCGCGAGACGCTGATAGAGACTCTGGGACCGAACGGACGGCTGATGGTCGATCTCGTCCCCGAACTGAAGCTCATCATCGGCGACCAGCCGCCGGTGGCTGACCTTCCGCCATCGGAGGCGCAACGGCGATTTGAGCTCGTGCTGCGGCGGTTCATTGGTGTCTTCGCCCAGCCGGAGCATCCGCTGGCACTGTTCCTGGATGACCTGCAGTGGCTTGACACAGCGACGCTCGATCTGCTGGAAGATCTCTTGACCCGGCCGGATCTACAATACCTGATGCTGGTTGGTGCCTATCGCGACAACGAAATAACCGCCGCCCATCCGCTGATGCGGAAACTTCACGCGATCAAAAGCGCCGGCGGCAAGGTCGCGGAGATCACGCTTGCGCCGCTTACCAAAGGCTGTCTCCAGCACTTGATCGCGGATGCGCTCTACTGTCAGCCCGACCGTGCAGACCCGCTCGTGCAAATGATGCACGACAAGACTGGCGGCAATCCGTTCTTCGTCCGTCAGTTTCTATTTTCGCTCGCCGAAGAGGGAATGCTCACCTTCGATCATGACGCGGCATGCTGGTCCTGGGATCTCGAGCGCATTCACGCCAAGGGATACACCGACAACGTCGTGCACCTTATGGTCGGCAAGCTCGCGCGCCAGCCACTCGAAACGCGGGAGGCGTTGCAGCAGTTGGCCTGTCTTGGAAACATCGCTGATACCACGATGCTTTCACTCGTCCTCGGGATCCCGGAAGAGCAAGTCGCCGGGGCCTTGTGGCCCGCCGTCGCTCATGAGCTACTCGAGCGGCTGCCGGACGCCTACCGGTTCGTCCACGATCGCGTTCAGGAGGCCGCCTATTCGCTGATCCCGGAGGAGCGACGCGGCGAGTTGCACCTACGCATAGGCAGACTGCTTGCGGCGAACACCGCGCCGGGGTTGATCGACGATTATGTTTTCGAGATTGTCAGCCAGCTCAATCGGGGAGCCGCACTGATCAAGTCAACCGAGGAGCGCGAGCAACTGGCCGAGTTCAATCTGCTGGCTGGCAAGCGCGCCGAGGCGTCGACGGCATACGCCTCTGCGCTCAACTATTTTGTCGCCGGCACGAAGCTGCTGCCCGAAGACGCCTGGGAGCGCCGGCCCAATCTGACCTTCGCGCTTGAGCTGAACCGAGCCGAATGCGAGTTCCACCTGGGCGCGCTGCCGGACGCGGAGGAGCGGCTGGCTCAGCTTTCCAATCATGCTCTCTGCTGCGACGACCAGGCTGCTGTCGCCGGCCTGCGCATCGATCTCTATGCGGCGCTCGGTCAGACCAATCGATCCGCGGCGGTCGGTCTCGACTATCTCAGGCAGCATCTCGCCATTGACTGGTCGCCGCATCCGGCCGACGAGGAGGTGCAGCGAGAATATGACCGGATATGGTCGGGGCTCGGGAGCCACGCCATCGAGGAGCTCATTGATCTTCCGTTGATGAGCGACCCAGCATCCTCCGCGACCCTGGATATTCTCACGCGGCTCGTTGGGGCGGTATGGCATACGGATGCGAATCTGGCCTGCATGGCAATCTGCCTAGCTGTGAACCTGAGCCTCGAGCGGGGTAACAGCGACGGCTCCTGCTACCATTATGTGTCGCTTGGCTACATTGCCGGGCCGCGCTTTGGCGACTATGAGGCCGGATTTCGGTTCGGTCAGCTAGGCTGCCATCTCGTCGAAAAGCACGACCTGAACCGCTTTCAGGCCAGGACTTACAAAGACTTCGGGGCTCACGTCATACCGTGGACGAGACATGTCCGGACCGGCCGCGACATCTTGCGGCGCGCGCTTGACATCGCCAACCAGAGCGGCGATCTCACGTTCGCCGGATACAGCCATGTTAGTTTGAACTCGAACCTGCTGGCGGCTGGCGATCCGCTTATCGACGTGCAACAGCAAGCAGAGATTGGCCTCGCGTTCGCGCGCGAGGTGCGGTTCCAGTTCGTTGAAGACCTCGCCAGCGCGCAGCTCGGACTCGTCCGGACACTGCGCGGGTTGACACGGAAATTCGGCTCCTTTGACGACGACGGATTTGACGAAGGTGAGATCGAACGCCGGTTTTCCGAAAATCCGAATCTTGCGGAAACCTGCTACTTCGTCAGAAAACTGCAGGCGCGGTTCTTCGCGGGCGACCATGAGGCGGCCGTGGATGCCTCATTGCGGGCACAGAGACTGCCATGGACATCGGTGTCGCATTTCGAAGAAACGCCGGAGCATCATTTCTACGGCGCCTTGGCGCGCGCCGCATGCTGCGACTCTGCCGCAGCTGACCAGCGGGCCTGGCATACGGAGGCGCTGCTCGCCCACCACCGACAGCTTGAAATCTACGCGAAGAATTGCCCGGAGAACTTCGAGAACCGAGCCGGGCTGGTCGGCGCCGAGATAGCACGCCTTGAAGGCCGCGATATCGACGCGGCGCGCCTTTACGAACAAGCTATCCGCTCGGCGCGCGCAAACGGCTTCGTTCATCATGAAGCCCTCGCATATGAACTCGCCGCCCGCTTTTATGCGCGAGGACGCTTCGAGGACTTCACTCGTCTTTATCTCCGCAACGCGCGTGGCTGCTATCTGCGCTGGGGTGCCGACGGCAAGGTGCGGCAACTCGACCAACTCTATCCCGACTTGAGAGGGGAAGAACGTGCTCCCGCTCCAACGAGCACTATTGGTGCACCGGTCGAACAACTCGATCTCGCGACCGTTATCAAAATCTCGCAAGCCGTGTCGGGCGAGATTGTTCTTCAAAAGCTGATCGACACGGTCTTGCGCACAGCCGTTGAGCAGGCGGGCGCCGAGCGCGGCTTGTTGATCCTGCCGCGTGGCGGTGAGTCACGGATCACCGCGGAGGCCACGACGGGCGGCGAAACGGTGGTGGTGCGGATGCGTGACGAGATCGTGACAGGGACAACCCTGCCGCAATCGCTCCTTCATTATGTCTTGCGCACAAACGAAAGCGTCGTACTCGACGACGCCATGGCTCAGAATCCATTCTCCGCGGACCCTTACATTTGTCACCACCGTGCTCGTTCCATTCTCTGTGTTCCGTTGCTCAATCAGGGCCAACTTGCCGGGGTACTCTATCTTGAGAACAACCTCGCCCCTCGGGTCTTCGCGCCGACCCGGATCGTAGTGCTGAAGCTGCTCGCCTCTCAGGCAGCGATCTCACTGGAGAATACCCGGCTGTACCGCGATCTCGATGAACGCGAAGCCAAGATCAGTCGCCTCGTCAAGGCCAACATCATCGGGATCGTCATCTGGGATATCGAAGGTCGCATCCTTGAGGCCAACGACGCGTTCCTCCGCATGGTGGGATACGACCGAGAGGATCTTGCCTCGGGTCGGCTATGCTGGACGGACCTGACGCCGGCCGAATGGCGCGACCGCGATGCTCGGAACGTCGCGGAGTTAAAGGCGATCGGGTCGGTCCAACCGTTCGAGAAGGAGTACTTTCGGAAAGACGGCAGCCGTCTACCCGTGCTGATGGGCGGTGCTCTTTTAGAAGAAAGCAGGAACGAAGGTGTCTCTTTCGTCCTCGATTTGACGGAGCGCCGGCAGGCCGAAGAGGCGTTACGGGAGAGCGAGGAGGCCTTGCGCGAAGCGCTGGTGCAACTGGCCCACGTTAACCGCGTCGCCACGATGGGGCAGCTCACAGCCTCCATCGCCCATGAAGTCAATCAGCCGCTCGCCGCGTCGCTCACCAACGCCCAGGCGGCCTTGCGCTGGCTCGCTACCCGTCCGCCGAACCTGGAGGAGGTGACTCAGGCGCTCGACCGGATTGTCGAGAACGCCAATCGAGCCGGCGATGTCATTGGCCGGATCCGTGCCTTGGTCAAGAAGGAACCCACTCGCAAGGGGCAATTCGACCTCAACGAGGCCATTCGTCACGTGATTGCCTTGACCGGCAATGAAGTGCTCCGACAAGGCGTCACGC